CATATTGAATTAGGCTGTTAAAAATGATccatcttgcttttcttctccataaaCACTGCCTCTGCATCGTGACAAATACAGATAAATAGAAGCGGTTTCAGATTTcattcttcctctgtgttttttaatgAGATTCTCCCTGTGCCCATTCCAGTAGTGGGAGGTCTCCTCTCTGCTCACTTGCTGTCGAAGAAGGCTGGCATTGAAGTGGAAGTGGGCTGGCCATGCTCTGGACCTCTTCTGAGGATGGCGGAGGAAGCAGCTCGCAAACTTCTGCCGGGTGAGAACTTGTCCAGTTTGTGTTGCTCTGCTGTAGTTTGAGTGGACCGATGCATTTGGAGAAGCGTCACTGCTTGACGTTTGAACTCATCCCATGATCCTGCATTGCCTGAGCTCAAAGCAGGTTTAACTTGCAGGGAAGACATTGCGAAAAGCGTGGTACCAGTTGTGTATATGCATGCCAGGTGTTTTATGTACTTAACACATCAGTTTGTTTACTGCTTGTTGAgtggaaatatatttaatataaataataaataatggcTGTAAAAGAGCAGCTTGTAAAGATAAGATGCAGGCTTATCTTCCCCTTTGTTGGCTGCTAGAGAGTATGCCCTGAGAGCATGGCACCATTCCCTTCTGTGGCCTGCACTCGGGCTACCACTGAGTAATCACAAGCTCAGCGTTTGCTGACCGTTGTGTGTAATTCTATTTTAACTACCCTGCTGGTGCTGTAAAAAATGTAGGGATGCAGTTTGCTGCACTGGGCAAGGTGAGAGAGGTCTGCGGCGCTTTCCCAAGTCTGCCTGTAGCCTGAGGTACCCTCGCTGTCCCTCCCAGGATTGCACTTGCCTTTCATTTAATTGTTTGCAGTTACTTCAGTTGCTCTAGCCTTGTTTCTTGCCTGTCTGCAGTGGAATCTGATGCTCACAGTCTGTCAAACCTAACAGCGCTGAACTGAAAATGCaatgtttcagcttttcagacCCCAACTGGGATGCCGTATGGAACAGTGAACTTGCTGCATGGAGTAAACCCTGGGGAGACTCCAGTTACCTGTACTGCTGGAATTGGCACATTTATAGTAGAATTTGCCACTTTAAGCCACTTAACGGGTGACCCTGTGTTCGAGGATGTTGCCAGGAAGGCTCTGAAGGCACTGTGGAAAAATCGCTCAGATATTGGGCTGGTGAGTGAGAAATGGGCTTTAAAATTGCTGCCCTGCTTTTTGTCTAGCTTTGTGGATGCAATTCTGTGCATAAAAGCATAAACAGAGAGACAGAAGTAGATAGACAACCACAGTGCTGGTAACTGGGTTGAAGTCATGTGTTTGACATTGTTCCCAGACACCTGCAGCGCTCTGCTTTAGGGTGCAGCCCAGCATTATGCCGTTGTTCTGCTCCACAACAAACGTGGCTGAGAGACAAATGTCTGCTATGGGGGTTCAAGAAACAAACTAAATAGCTGATCTTCTTCACCTTTGTTAAGCAAATCAGGATGGTGTGTTGTATTCTCCATCATCTGGGCTGCTTTCTAAGCTGAGGAGTCCAAGGCTTGCAGGATCTATTTAAATATTAGCATGGCGGCTGTCATGCCTTCTGTGTCCTTGGCCTTCATCTTTATCTGGACCTTTTCATCCTcctcttttcatagaatcatagaatcaccaggttggaaaggacccactggatcatcgagtgcaaccattcctaacactcccttaaaccatgtctctaagcacttcatcaacccgttctttaaacacctccagggaaggcgactcgaccacctccctgggcagctgttccagtgcccgatgactctgtgaagaatttttttctgatatccagcctgaccctccccttGCAgaccttgaggccattcccccttgtcctgtcctctgtcacttgggagaacaggccagctctctcctctccacaacctcctttcaggtagttgtagagagtaataaggtctcccctcagcctcctcttctccaggctaaacaaccccagctctctcagcctctcctcataagacttgttctccagcaccctcaccagctttgttgctcttctctggacatgctccagagcctcaacatccttcttgtggtgagaggcccagaactgaacacagtactcaaggtgcggtctcaccaacACCGAGTACAGAGGGATGTTTTGTAGGATGTGAATTAAGACCAGGCACATCATGTTGAAACTCTGTATTTTTACAGTAGCATAATGATGCTactagactagacataaggaagaatttcttcaccatgagagtggtgaggccctggcccaggttgcccagggaagctgtggctgccccatccctggaggtgttccaggccaggttggatgggccttgggcagcctgagccagtgggaggtgtccctgcctatggcagggggttggaacaggatgatctttaaggtccttttgaGCCCAgactattgtatgattctatgatactttgATTTGGCCAGTGCAGCGTTTATATTGGAAGCATAAAATTCCAAAGTTATATTTTACACAATTTGTACTTCCCTGATTCTGAAAAATGCATCTGTTAATGGAGAAAATGTGAGTTGGTGTTGAGATTGTGAATCGGTGAAGTGGTGCCCTAAAAAAAGGCCAAGGTTTTGTTGTCTGGTTGtgttgtgggatttttttttttaatgttaatttaataGATTAGCTTTATTTCCATGTTAACGTGTTCTTTCCTCCCCTCACTTCTTCCAGGTTGGTAACCACATTGATGTGATAACAGCGAAGTGGGTGGCCCAAGATGCTGGCATCGGGGCAGGAGTGGATTCCTACTTTGAATACCTTGTTAAAGGTGCTATTCTCCTGCAGGACAAGGAGCTGATGTCCATGTTCCTAGGTGAGcggtttgttttctgtgcaaagTGTCCCAGGAATGCTTCCATGGCTGCACCTGTGAAAACTGTGCACGTGGGACAGGGAAAGAAGCATACTCTAATTGGGTACATTCAAAACTCTTCCTGAAGGGTCTTGTTGTAAAATTTTGTGATAACAGAGAGTTACCAAAGTAACCACTCTGAGAAGCCCTTCACTTGACATGGCTTAAGTGAAAAGTTCTCTCattcttaaagatttttttgttggaCTACCTACCCATCTATGTTTCTTTATAGAATATAACAAAGCTATCAAAAATTACACAAAGTTTGATGACTGGTATCTCTGGGTTCAGATGTACAAAGGAACAGTGTCCATGCCTGTTTTTCAGTCCCTGGAGGCCTACTGGCCAGGCCTACAGGTAAGAGCTGTCGTACCAGTAGCATGTGGCGATTCTGTTCATCTGTCTTGGGTTGCTCTTTGATATCGAAGTTAGAAATATAAACCTCATCATTGCTGGTGTCAGTTTTGATCTCTGGTGAAATCTCCAACAGTCTGAGCCCGTAGAAGACCAGATGTTGGTTTTATCTATGTTCTATGAAAACATCTTCCATTAGGCATGACAGAGAGCAGTTCTGCTATAGCTAGCTGCACTGACAGCGATCCCCTAATCCACCTGAGAATATGaggcaaaagaaaaccacaCCTCTTTTTCGAGCACCTTATAGATGTTTTATTTGCGTGAATACTTTGCTGTTGAGTGGTTTGCTTTCTCATCAATGCTTAGGTTAGGTCGGGGACTTTATTCCCACTGAAATGGAGTGGAGTTGACTAACAGAAATGTTGACTGAAGGAACTCAGCCTTCTGTTGACTAAAAATCAAAGAGAATTCATATTATTTCAGGTGTGTGGAATGCgatcaaacagaaaagcagcaccTGTCTTTTTGGTCCTACCTAGACTTAGGGTGTCATGTCTAAATATTATGTACACTGTTCAGATCTGCTAAACAACGCATTTCTGTCACCATCTCTTGCTTTGACAATAGGAGTGTTATTGCATCAATTCTTGtactgtttcttcttcactCAGAAGTTGTTTTGCTAATTGTTTCCTCTCTCTTAGAGCCTAATTGGGGATGTAGATACTGCCATGCGAACCTTCCTCAACTATTACACTGTCTGGAAGCAGTTTGGTGGGCTGCCTGAGTTCTACAACATTCCCCAGGGCTACACGGTGGACAAGAGAGAAGGATATCCACTCAGGCCAGGTaagcagcaataaaagaaaaaggcactggagccctgcttttcctctggtGGTGAGATTAAGCATTAGCGATACCTGCCCTCCAGAAGCTCCTCCCTAGTTTTGCTTTGACTTAGTTCCTGCGTGTGCTTTACCAGCGATTTCCATAGTCAAAGCTACGTGGTTTGTATTctgctgttcacaaaggcagagctgccttTTAAAGGAAGCAGACTCCAGTGTCACCATATAAAGAGAGCTTGTGAATTACTTGAGTTCACAATGTGGGATTGATGTGTTTAAGTGTCTGACATGAGATGTGTTAAAGTCATGCAAAATGTTAATGTGACTGCTTCCATCCTTCAAATTTAGGAAGTGAAAGTGAGTATGAATAGACCACCCTAGCTCCGAGTTCCTGAAAGAAACTAATTCTAGTTACACCTAAGAAGTATTATATGTTGGCTGTGATACTGAGTGAAATGATCTGTtgtcttttctggttttgttttttctacaACTTTGGCAATAAAAAATCACACCTGATTATTGGGTCAGCGAAACTTTGTAAATGAgaggaatttattttgttttggtctgAGTGTTCAGGTGATACACACATTGGACATTTCTACCAAAATTACTTATCAGAATTAACTTCCAAAGGTATTGTAGCATCCAAAAAGACCTGTTTCTTTAGTAAGTAAACACAGCCCAGAGCAGATGTTGCCTGTATAGAGTATGACCATCGTCCCGGTTTTCGTGGTGGTTTAGATACCCCTGTCTCAGAGGCttacattatttaaaaactgtattttgaggGTTGAATTTCTTGTTTGCAATCTTTTCTAAAATCATCTTTGTTTCCTACTTTTGACAACTGAGTTGTAATCCTTTTCTCTTGCTCCCCTCCTGCCTTCTGAATGTGGGAGGGGAACATTATCTACTCCTACCTGAGCTGATGCAATCTGGTTGGAGTGAATTTCTTTGTAGCATATCCTTAATAAAAGCAAACGTCTGTGCTTTGAGCCAGATGAAACAgaaggcagcctgggctgtttACCTGATCATCTTAAAGCAGTATTGTTAAATTAGTACAACAAACATCTCTACTTCCCTGTGTACATGGTTTGGTAATCTTTATGCTTGCAAATGTTTGGGTCTTTTTTCAGAGCTGATTGAGAGTGCAATGTATCTGTACCGAGCTACAAGAGATCCCACCCTCTTAGAACTGGGAAGAGATGCCGTGGAGTCGATAGAGAAAATCAGCAAGGTGGACTGTGGATTTGCAACTGTAAGTGTTAAATCAACTGCCAAGTCAGCTGAAAGGCTGCTAAAAGTCAGCTTTTAGAAAGCAGTCCTATGAATGATGTTTTTTGGTTCAAGTGATGGCTTTTGCTGAAACATGACTTTTTGTTCAAACAAACTTCTTGTATTTCTGTGTGAAGATGATCTTGTAACCCCTGGTCATGTTTCTGGGAGTAATTTTCCCTCCGAGCCTCAACAGTGGCTCTTCTTCCCAGGTAGGAAGTACATTTCTCCTGATTGCTAGTTTCCTGTTCCTTGTTGCTAGACTGTGCTAattcaaaatatctgaaaactTGTTGATACCTTTACACACAACTGTTTAAATTAGAGGGTAAAGTTTTGCCA
Above is a genomic segment from Cuculus canorus isolate bCucCan1 chromosome 16, bCucCan1.pri, whole genome shotgun sequence containing:
- the EDEM2 gene encoding ER degradation-enhancing alpha-mannosidase-like protein 2; its protein translation is MAGLRSLTPLLCLWVMWVPAPGGAARPLDIASYRERVRGMFYHAYEHYLESAFPYDELRPLTCDGQDTWGSFSLTLIDALDTLLILGNVSEFQRIVNVLQDGVDFDIDVNASVFETNIRVVGGLLSAHLLSKKAGIEVEVGWPCSGPLLRMAEEAARKLLPAFQTPTGMPYGTVNLLHGVNPGETPVTCTAGIGTFIVEFATLSHLTGDPVFEDVARKALKALWKNRSDIGLVGNHIDVITAKWVAQDAGIGAGVDSYFEYLVKGAILLQDKELMSMFLEYNKAIKNYTKFDDWYLWVQMYKGTVSMPVFQSLEAYWPGLQSLIGDVDTAMRTFLNYYTVWKQFGGLPEFYNIPQGYTVDKREGYPLRPELIESAMYLYRATRDPTLLELGRDAVESIEKISKVDCGFATIKDLRDHRLDNRMESFFLAETVKYLYLLFDPDNFIHNDGSAFDVVITPYGECVLNAGGYVFNTEAHPIDPAALHCCRKRKEEQWEVEDLMQEFYSLKKNKKFTFRRASDRGEGESAKDREDASSESGGEKRNTRKHSHSLLSCPSQSFNSKLAVLGQVFLDNT